The following proteins are co-located in the Sphingomonas donggukensis genome:
- a CDS encoding lipoprotein-releasing ABC transporter permease subunit has product MLLSRYERMIARRYLLPGRGEAFIALVAGISLVAVMLGVAALVVVMSVMNGFRAELFDKIVGLNGHVVVQGYGGQLRDWRTVVEQARATPGVVSATPLIEQPLMAGYNGRVEAVLVRGMRVADIRANTTLNSNVVVGSLASLKPYSGRIAIGSRLAQALGATEGSEISLISPQGPASPFGTVPRIVSYTVGAIFEVGVYDYDKAFVVMPMEDAQTLLLMGDSVGMIELDTDDPDRVELVAAPLARKVGERGQVTDWRQMNAQLFEALSVDRLVTFTVLSILIMVSVFNILSSLIMLVRAKTRDIAILRTMGATRGGLMRIFMTVGTAIGAVGIGAGLILGFVLLYFRQGVVSGLGYVTGQQIWDPSMRFLTELPAKTDPLEVAGIAAMAFAFSFLATLYPAFKAANTDPVQVLRYD; this is encoded by the coding sequence ATGCTATTGTCGCGTTACGAGCGGATGATCGCCCGCCGCTATCTGTTGCCCGGTCGGGGGGAGGCGTTCATCGCGCTGGTCGCGGGGATCAGCCTGGTCGCGGTCATGCTCGGGGTCGCCGCGCTCGTCGTGGTGATGAGCGTGATGAACGGGTTCCGCGCCGAACTCTTCGACAAGATCGTCGGGCTGAACGGCCATGTCGTGGTGCAAGGCTATGGCGGGCAGCTGCGCGACTGGCGCACCGTCGTCGAGCAGGCCCGCGCGACCCCCGGCGTCGTGTCCGCGACGCCGTTGATCGAACAGCCGCTGATGGCCGGCTACAACGGTCGGGTCGAGGCGGTGCTGGTGCGCGGCATGCGCGTTGCCGATATCCGCGCGAATACGACGCTCAACAGCAATGTCGTCGTCGGGTCGCTCGCCTCGCTGAAGCCTTACAGCGGACGCATCGCGATCGGCTCACGCCTTGCCCAGGCGCTCGGCGCGACCGAGGGCAGCGAGATTTCGCTCATCAGTCCGCAGGGGCCGGCGTCGCCCTTCGGCACCGTGCCGCGGATCGTCAGCTACACCGTCGGCGCGATCTTCGAAGTCGGCGTGTACGACTACGACAAGGCGTTCGTAGTGATGCCAATGGAGGACGCCCAGACGCTGTTGTTGATGGGTGATTCGGTCGGAATGATCGAACTCGACACCGACGATCCCGACCGCGTCGAGCTGGTCGCCGCCCCGCTCGCTCGCAAGGTGGGGGAGCGCGGGCAGGTGACCGACTGGCGCCAGATGAACGCGCAATTGTTCGAGGCTTTGTCGGTCGACCGTCTCGTCACCTTCACCGTGCTCTCGATCCTCATCATGGTGTCGGTGTTCAACATCCTGTCGTCGCTCATCATGCTGGTCCGCGCGAAGACCCGCGACATCGCGATCCTGCGCACGATGGGCGCGACGCGCGGCGGGCTGATGCGCATCTTCATGACCGTCGGCACCGCGATCGGCGCGGTCGGCATCGGCGCGGGGCTGATCCTCGGCTTCGTCCTGCTGTATTTCCGGCAGGGGGTGGTGAGCGGCCTCGGCTACGTAACCGGGCAGCAGATCTGGGATCCGTCGATGCGTTTCCTGACCGAGCTGCCCGCCAAGACCGACCCGCTGGAGGTCGCCGGCATCGCCGCGATGGCGTTCGCGTTCAGCTTCCTCGCGACGCTGTATCCGGCGTTCAAGGCGGCGAACACCGATCCGGTTCAGGTGCTGCGCTATGACTGA
- a CDS encoding TonB-dependent receptor: protein MSPMLPLAILLQSTTPAPPPAPATPPETRATDGDILVTARRREESAQDVPIAISVIGGEALTQAGAFNVNRLQQLQPALQFYSSNPRNTAINIRGLGAPFGLTNDGIEQGVGFYLDGVYVGRVGASTFDFVDVERVEVLRGPQGTLYGKNTTAGAINISTRKPSFTPEFRGEVSVGNYDYLQLKASASAPIATDRLAVRLSTSLSSRKGTVLNVRTGDDLHRLENYSVRGQLLWKASDALELQLTGDFNLQNPKCCVQFYARVGATQRPLNRQYAALAAAFGYTPPSFDPFDRVTDLDAELNSRQEIGGASLTANWDVGPATLTSVTAWRYWDWLPANDRDFIGLSITTVSQNPSQQKQVSQELRIASNGSNTLDYTAGIFLFHQTIDTQGSQVQGAAASRYLLNPGNVAPGSSGCATATTAACNPAVLNGLTSRNTISFDNTSFAVFGKLNWQIAPGLRLNPGLRLNYDRKSGSYVAVVTNGAGSTTLSADQLGVLAPQSYAPEFSDWNVSGDVTLSYDVQPDIHLYATYARTFKSGGINLSGLPLNAANTGVDLTTQTVKPERVNHYEVGAKMQFLDRRVTLNLAGFWTDIDDYQATVNNGQLTVIRGYLANAGKVRSRGFEWDASYRPSARLRLYSSGAYTDATYVKFVNAPCPPELSGGNPALNGATPAPAGTPGLSPLVCDISGQWLPGISRWSLSFGGEVNLPARALGGAGEFYLGYDGSYRSKFSSNPSRSLYTDIDGYALSNVRAGYRDTARGLNAFAWVRNVFDKQYFELLSTQSGPTGLIVGQPGDPRTYGFTLAKSF, encoded by the coding sequence ATGTCGCCGATGCTGCCGCTTGCGATCCTGCTGCAATCCACGACGCCCGCGCCTCCGCCCGCGCCCGCGACGCCACCTGAGACGCGGGCGACCGACGGCGACATCCTCGTCACCGCGCGCCGGCGTGAGGAAAGCGCGCAGGACGTGCCGATCGCGATTTCGGTGATCGGTGGCGAGGCGCTGACGCAGGCAGGCGCGTTCAACGTCAACCGCCTCCAGCAACTCCAGCCCGCGCTGCAATTCTATTCGAGCAATCCGCGCAACACCGCGATCAACATCCGCGGCCTCGGCGCGCCGTTTGGGCTGACCAACGACGGCATCGAACAGGGCGTCGGCTTCTACCTCGACGGAGTTTATGTAGGCCGGGTCGGCGCCTCGACGTTCGATTTCGTCGATGTCGAGCGGGTCGAGGTACTGCGCGGGCCGCAGGGTACGCTCTACGGCAAGAATACGACCGCCGGTGCGATCAACATCTCGACCCGCAAGCCCAGCTTCACCCCCGAATTCCGCGGGGAGGTAAGCGTCGGCAACTACGACTATCTCCAGCTGAAGGCATCGGCCTCCGCCCCGATCGCAACCGACAGGCTGGCGGTACGGCTGTCGACCTCGCTGTCCAGTCGTAAGGGTACGGTGCTGAACGTCCGCACCGGTGACGACCTCCACCGGCTGGAGAATTATAGCGTCCGTGGGCAGTTGCTGTGGAAGGCAAGCGACGCACTTGAGCTGCAGCTGACCGGCGACTTCAATCTCCAGAACCCGAAATGCTGCGTGCAATTCTACGCCCGCGTCGGTGCGACCCAGCGCCCGCTCAACCGGCAGTACGCGGCGCTGGCGGCTGCGTTCGGCTATACGCCGCCCAGCTTCGATCCGTTCGACCGCGTGACCGATCTCGATGCCGAGCTGAATTCGCGTCAGGAAATCGGCGGCGCCTCGCTGACCGCCAACTGGGATGTCGGGCCGGCGACGCTGACATCGGTGACGGCGTGGCGCTACTGGGACTGGCTGCCCGCCAACGACCGCGACTTCATCGGCCTGTCGATCACCACCGTGTCGCAGAACCCGTCGCAGCAGAAACAGGTGTCGCAGGAACTCCGCATCGCCTCGAACGGCAGCAACACGCTCGACTACACCGCCGGCATTTTCCTGTTCCACCAGACGATCGACACGCAGGGGTCGCAGGTGCAGGGCGCCGCCGCCAGCCGCTACCTGCTCAATCCGGGTAATGTCGCCCCCGGTTCCAGCGGCTGCGCGACCGCGACGACGGCGGCGTGCAACCCGGCGGTGCTGAACGGCCTGACCAGTCGCAATACGATCAGCTTCGACAACACCAGCTTCGCCGTGTTCGGAAAGCTCAACTGGCAGATCGCGCCCGGCCTGCGCCTGAATCCCGGCCTGCGCCTGAACTATGATCGCAAGAGCGGGTCTTATGTGGCCGTCGTCACCAATGGCGCGGGCAGCACGACGCTGAGCGCCGACCAGCTGGGCGTGCTCGCCCCGCAAAGCTATGCGCCCGAATTCAGTGACTGGAACGTCTCGGGCGACGTCACCCTGTCCTACGATGTTCAGCCTGACATCCACCTGTACGCAACCTACGCGAGGACGTTCAAATCGGGCGGCATCAACCTGTCGGGCCTGCCGCTGAATGCTGCCAACACCGGGGTCGACCTCACGACCCAGACGGTGAAGCCGGAGCGCGTGAACCATTATGAGGTGGGGGCGAAGATGCAGTTCCTCGACCGCCGCGTAACGCTCAACCTCGCCGGGTTCTGGACCGATATCGACGATTACCAGGCGACCGTGAACAACGGCCAGCTGACCGTCATCCGCGGCTACCTCGCCAACGCCGGCAAGGTCCGCTCGCGCGGGTTCGAATGGGACGCCAGTTATCGCCCGAGCGCCCGGCTGCGCCTCTATTCCAGCGGCGCCTACACCGACGCGACCTATGTGAAATTCGTCAACGCGCCGTGCCCGCCCGAATTGTCCGGCGGCAATCCGGCGCTGAACGGGGCGACCCCGGCGCCGGCGGGCACACCGGGATTGAGCCCGCTGGTGTGCGACATCTCCGGCCAGTGGCTGCCGGGCATCTCTCGCTGGTCGCTGTCGTTCGGGGGCGAGGTGAACCTGCCCGCGCGGGCGCTCGGTGGGGCGGGGGAGTTCTACCTCGGCTATGACGGCAGCTACCGGTCGAAATTCTCGTCGAACCCGTCGCGTTCGCTCTACACCGACATCGACGGCTATGCGCTGTCGAACGTCCGCGCCGGCTACCGCGACACCGCGCGCGGGCTCAATGCGTTCGCGTGGGTCAGGAACGTCTTCGACAAGCAGTATTTCGAGTTGCTTTCCACGCAGAGCGGACCGACCGGGCTGATCGTCGGCCAACCGGGCGATCCGAGGACATACGGGTTCACGCTGGCGAAATCCTTCTGA
- a CDS encoding PAS domain-containing protein: MTAARPGDTRLHDLFHQMDEGFCIIQFIDSDHGPLSDYVHIEANAAYALNAGIPNVVGQKVREMVPDEADSWVARYGAVMRTGESIRFEQELVATGRYLELSAFRVGAPEDRQVAVLFKDITARRKAEAALNDLNATLERRVAVALAERRTLAEIVEGTNAFVQVADLDYRWIAINRAASDEFERLFGVRPSVGASMLDLLHDQPENRAKVHAVWSRAVAGEEFVEVGDFVDIDGGRTAYEMRFGVLRDPDGRQIGAYQFVYDVTERLREQERLKETEEALRQAQKMEAVGQLTGGLAHDFNNLLAGISGAFEMIGMRLKQGRTGDVERYLAAGQGAARRAAALTHRLLAFSRRQTLSPKPIVINRLMTELIELVQRTVGPSIRVETAAASGLWPTLVDANQLENAILNLCINARDAMPGGGHITIETGNKWLDQRTAQDHGLEAGQYVTICVSDTGTGIDKETLGRVFDPFFTTKPMGEGTGLGLSMVYGFARQSNGHVRIYSEVGQGTMVCLYLPRHLGEEAAEADAATAIALSSAGDATVLVIDDEPTVRMLVVDALTDRGYACIEAADGAAGLRLLETQGRIDLLITDVGLPGGLNGRQVADAARAMRPDLRVLFITGYAENAVLNHGHIAPGMEVLTKPFAVDDLAGRVDRILQG, from the coding sequence ATGACAGCTGCCCGCCCCGGTGACACCCGCTTGCACGACTTGTTCCACCAGATGGACGAGGGGTTCTGCATCATCCAGTTCATCGACAGCGACCACGGCCCGCTGAGCGATTACGTCCATATCGAGGCCAACGCAGCCTATGCCCTGAACGCCGGTATCCCCAACGTCGTCGGACAGAAAGTGCGCGAGATGGTGCCCGACGAGGCCGATTCGTGGGTGGCGCGCTACGGCGCGGTGATGCGTACCGGGGAGTCGATCCGGTTCGAGCAGGAGCTGGTCGCGACCGGGCGGTATCTCGAGCTGTCGGCATTCCGCGTCGGTGCGCCCGAAGACCGGCAGGTAGCGGTACTGTTCAAGGACATCACTGCGCGGCGCAAGGCCGAGGCCGCGCTGAACGACCTGAACGCTACGCTGGAGCGGCGCGTCGCAGTCGCCCTGGCCGAACGGCGTACACTGGCCGAGATCGTCGAGGGCACCAACGCCTTCGTCCAGGTCGCCGACCTCGATTATCGCTGGATCGCGATCAACCGCGCGGCATCGGACGAATTCGAGCGGCTGTTCGGCGTGCGCCCGTCGGTCGGCGCGTCGATGCTCGACCTGCTGCACGACCAGCCCGAGAATCGCGCCAAGGTTCACGCGGTGTGGTCGCGCGCGGTGGCTGGCGAGGAATTCGTCGAGGTCGGCGATTTCGTCGATATCGATGGCGGGCGCACGGCGTACGAGATGCGCTTCGGCGTCTTGCGCGATCCGGACGGCAGGCAGATCGGCGCCTATCAGTTCGTCTATGACGTGACCGAGCGGCTGCGCGAGCAGGAACGGTTGAAGGAAACCGAGGAGGCGCTGCGCCAGGCGCAGAAGATGGAGGCCGTCGGCCAGCTGACCGGTGGTCTGGCGCACGACTTCAACAATCTGCTGGCCGGGATTTCGGGCGCTTTCGAGATGATCGGCATGCGCCTGAAACAGGGTCGCACCGGCGACGTCGAACGCTATCTGGCAGCAGGGCAAGGCGCCGCCCGCCGCGCCGCCGCGCTCACCCACCGCCTGCTCGCCTTTTCGCGCCGGCAGACACTGTCGCCCAAGCCGATCGTCATCAACCGGCTGATGACCGAGCTGATCGAGCTGGTGCAGCGCACCGTCGGCCCGTCGATCCGGGTCGAAACCGCCGCCGCCAGCGGATTGTGGCCGACGCTGGTCGATGCCAACCAGCTGGAAAACGCGATCCTGAACCTGTGCATCAACGCGCGCGACGCGATGCCCGGCGGCGGGCACATCACGATCGAGACCGGCAACAAGTGGCTCGACCAGCGCACCGCGCAGGATCACGGGCTGGAGGCCGGTCAATATGTGACCATCTGCGTCAGCGACACAGGCACCGGCATCGACAAGGAGACGCTGGGCCGCGTGTTCGACCCGTTCTTCACGACCAAGCCGATGGGCGAGGGCACGGGCCTTGGCCTGTCGATGGTCTATGGCTTCGCCCGCCAGAGCAATGGCCACGTCCGCATCTATTCGGAGGTCGGCCAGGGCACGATGGTGTGCCTGTACCTGCCGCGCCATCTGGGCGAGGAAGCGGCCGAGGCGGACGCCGCGACGGCGATCGCGCTGTCCAGCGCCGGCGACGCGACCGTGCTGGTGATCGACGACGAACCGACCGTGCGCATGCTGGTCGTCGATGCGCTGACCGACCGCGGCTATGCCTGTATCGAGGCGGCGGACGGCGCGGCGGGGCTCAGGCTGCTGGAGACGCAGGGGCGGATCGACCTGCTCATCACCGACGTCGGCCTGCCCGGCGGGCTGAACGGGCGCCAGGTCGCCGACGCGGCACGCGCGATGCGGCCCGACCTGAGGGTGCTGTTCATCACCGGCTATGCCGAGAACGCCGTGCTGAATCACGGCCATATCGCGCCGGGGATGGAAGTGTTGACCAAGCCCTTCGCAGTCGACGACCTAGCGGGCCGGGTGGACCGGATTTTGCAGGGGTAG